In Opitutaceae bacterium TAV5, one genomic interval encodes:
- a CDS encoding cytotoxic translational repressor of toxin-antitoxin stability system, whose amino-acid sequence MSGKHPAYTVRARAQVYAFMQTLGLEDARKLKRAIKGLADGRGNIHALSEPLDGFYRLRQGGYRVVFWYRSGKIIECVFAERRSVIYELLQGEILARLRTGET is encoded by the coding sequence ATGAGCGGAAAGCATCCGGCTTATACCGTAAGAGCTCGCGCACAAGTGTATGCCTTTATGCAGACACTTGGTCTGGAGGATGCTCGCAAACTGAAGCGGGCGATCAAGGGACTGGCTGACGGGCGAGGAAATATCCATGCCTTGAGTGAACCATTGGATGGCTTTTACCGTTTGCGTCAGGGTGGTTATCGAGTCGTGTTCTGGTATCGGTCCGGGAAGATCATCGAGTGCGTTTTTGCCGAGCGCCGCAGTGTGATCTATGAGCTGCTGCAAGGCGAGATTCTCGCCAGACTGCGCACAGGGGAAACGTAA
- a CDS encoding prevent-host-death protein yields MANTYAVKEAQTHLPGLVREAEEGEVVTITRHAKPVAFVLGAQRLAAIAETMELLSNPAARAAIEDARAGRGRTYSLDQLPG; encoded by the coding sequence ATGGCAAATACCTACGCAGTCAAAGAGGCTCAGACGCATTTACCGGGTCTCGTTCGTGAGGCGGAAGAGGGCGAGGTGGTTACGATCACGCGTCATGCCAAGCCCGTTGCTTTTGTTCTGGGCGCTCAGCGACTTGCCGCCATAGCCGAGACGATGGAACTGCTTTCCAATCCTGCGGCGCGGGCCGCCATCGAGGATGCGCGCGCCGGACGCGGGCGCACTTATAGCCTCGACCAGTTGCCGGGATGA
- a CDS encoding beta-galactosidase yields the protein MNLGVQYYRPPFPVQKFWADDLKCIRDSGLDTLQLWVTWAWVESRPGVYRFEDYDRLMELAGEAGLEVILSTIAELQPHWIHDVVPGSEMIDNHGHRVVSSLREESNFGLTPGGCTENPAVWERMAGFLREVVLRYRGASHLAGWDAWNELRWHEQSDALVCFCPHCLREFRAWLDTRYGGLDGLNRAWQRRYGNWGEVMPGKLPWRPFTEMMAWQRFVTWKANRHGKRRYDLIKGLDPQRAVTVHAGDPSPLTSGSATAPFAYALDRGNDWFFADELDGVGCSSFPRLFGMDDTTFSVRVEFARSAAAGAGRGAGVSPAGEVARASSPWTALCAANAIGSTGMDAFATPWETSRAGSPCHVAGGTPAPRAKKFWLSEVQGGRGSLGFQPTAVVDAASQQRWVWRGFASGADKLLFWCWRDEVFGRESAGFGLIGNDGHAEARIAAMKHTAGILARHRELLAAWEPDTPEVGVLFSPSSYYLHWSLEGSATTPRKALEGYCRALVNRSIPYTVIEEEHLDALTEPDAEGANRLRVLFLPRVIVASEKLENALAAFVRRGGTLVCESECGAFTPEGIYREPGDRFFTRLGLLPGGEAGRRDLPENGVLLCNLPGVKKRLTLPARQWLTPWRDFPDTGERWATHPDGVLAGAMPAGDNDGCIIHIGTFPGDACSDSATADFEALVARCIGSIPSPVRSLDATPESTAEVEGRWFVKTGYAGSRRLACVFAPPGVASARLAVQKGFFASGRVTELISGADLTLQPGEANDEEQQLEVSLGEWGIAILCDA from the coding sequence ATGAACCTCGGCGTCCAATATTACCGTCCTCCGTTTCCCGTCCAAAAATTCTGGGCCGATGACCTGAAGTGCATTCGCGACTCGGGGTTGGACACTCTCCAGCTTTGGGTTACGTGGGCATGGGTCGAAAGCAGGCCGGGGGTGTATCGATTCGAGGACTACGACCGGTTGATGGAACTGGCGGGGGAGGCGGGGCTGGAGGTGATCCTGAGCACGATCGCGGAACTCCAGCCCCACTGGATACACGACGTCGTTCCCGGCAGCGAGATGATCGACAACCACGGACACCGCGTGGTGTCGTCGCTGCGCGAGGAGTCCAACTTCGGCCTCACGCCGGGCGGGTGCACGGAGAATCCTGCCGTGTGGGAACGCATGGCGGGGTTTCTGCGCGAGGTGGTGCTGCGCTACCGGGGGGCGTCACACCTGGCGGGGTGGGATGCGTGGAACGAACTGCGCTGGCACGAACAGTCGGATGCGCTGGTGTGCTTTTGTCCGCATTGCCTGCGGGAGTTCCGCGCATGGCTGGATACGCGTTATGGCGGGCTCGACGGGTTGAACCGGGCGTGGCAGCGGCGTTACGGAAACTGGGGCGAGGTCATGCCGGGGAAACTGCCCTGGCGCCCATTTACCGAGATGATGGCGTGGCAGCGATTTGTAACCTGGAAAGCCAACCGGCACGGCAAGCGTCGCTACGATCTGATCAAGGGACTCGATCCGCAGCGCGCGGTGACGGTGCATGCGGGCGATCCGTCGCCGCTCACCTCGGGCAGCGCCACGGCTCCGTTTGCATATGCGCTGGATCGCGGCAACGACTGGTTTTTCGCGGACGAACTGGACGGGGTCGGATGTTCGAGTTTTCCGCGGCTGTTCGGGATGGATGACACGACGTTTTCCGTGCGGGTGGAGTTTGCGCGTTCGGCCGCGGCGGGTGCGGGACGGGGCGCGGGCGTCTCGCCCGCAGGTGAAGTGGCACGGGCTTCCAGCCCGTGGACGGCGCTCTGTGCCGCAAATGCCATCGGGAGCACAGGCATGGATGCCTTTGCCACTCCATGGGAGACATCACGGGCTGGAAGCCCGTGCCACGTTGCGGGCGGGACGCCCGCGCCACGCGCAAAAAAATTCTGGCTCAGCGAGGTGCAGGGGGGACGCGGGTCGCTCGGGTTTCAGCCGACGGCGGTGGTGGATGCGGCTTCGCAGCAGCGGTGGGTGTGGCGCGGGTTTGCGAGCGGAGCGGACAAGCTGCTGTTCTGGTGCTGGCGCGACGAGGTGTTCGGGCGCGAGTCGGCGGGGTTCGGGCTGATCGGGAATGACGGCCACGCGGAGGCACGCATCGCGGCGATGAAACACACGGCCGGTATCCTGGCGCGTCACCGGGAATTGCTCGCAGCCTGGGAGCCCGATACGCCGGAGGTCGGCGTGTTGTTCAGCCCGTCGAGCTATTATCTGCACTGGTCGCTGGAGGGAAGCGCGACCACGCCCCGCAAGGCGCTGGAGGGTTATTGCCGGGCGCTCGTGAATCGTTCGATTCCCTACACGGTCATCGAGGAGGAGCACCTCGATGCCCTGACGGAGCCGGATGCCGAGGGTGCGAACCGGCTGCGCGTACTGTTTCTGCCGCGAGTGATCGTGGCGAGTGAGAAGCTGGAAAACGCCCTCGCCGCGTTTGTCCGGCGCGGCGGTACGCTGGTGTGCGAATCGGAGTGCGGCGCATTCACGCCGGAGGGTATTTACCGGGAGCCGGGGGACCGGTTTTTCACGCGGCTGGGTTTGCTGCCGGGCGGCGAGGCGGGGCGTCGCGATTTGCCGGAGAACGGCGTGCTTTTGTGCAATTTGCCCGGGGTCAAAAAACGACTGACCCTGCCCGCGCGCCAATGGCTGACGCCCTGGCGTGATTTTCCCGATACCGGCGAGCGCTGGGCAACGCATCCCGACGGCGTTCTCGCCGGAGCAATGCCCGCGGGCGACAACGACGGATGTATCATCCATATCGGTACATTCCCGGGTGATGCCTGCTCAGACTCCGCAACCGCGGATTTCGAAGCGCTGGTCGCTCGGTGCATCGGTTCGATTCCCTCTCCGGTACGATCGCTGGATGCTACGCCCGAAAGCACCGCGGAGGTGGAGGGTCGCTGGTTTGTGAAAACGGGATACGCGGGATCGCGTCGCCTGGCATGCGTGTTCGCGCCTCCGGGCGTGGCCTCTGCACGACTGGCCGTGCAGAAGGGATTTTTCGCAAGCGGACGCGTCACCGAACTGATTTCCGGCGCCGACCTGACGCTTCAACCCGGCGAGGCGAACGATGAGGAGCAACAGCTTGAAGTTTCGTTGGGCGAATGGGGCATCGCCATTCTCTGCGACGCATGA
- a CDS encoding glycosyltransferase family 1: protein MKTNPRFAASTFAAWCGLAALLVASAGNALAQKIETIALYDFSDATNLFKDSSGGTDLSLTKPASGVSQSTDHSSAAPTEYSASFSGTQTAAYKAIDFSSYTALTFDWYMKATTPTADSVLFQSNANTGTTGFFRVALLASAQEDTATLKVSHKLTGNNWSTTEWTLTSLSSWNNYTLTIDNSIVGSSGHVRLLVNGVEQTTTASTWQGDVAGVFCSSTNFYMGTANSSASPFTGYLQYVEIYSGTPVPEPATAALLIGLAGVAIAFAVRCRR from the coding sequence ATGAAAACCAACCCCCGCTTCGCCGCCTCCACATTTGCCGCTTGGTGCGGCTTGGCCGCGCTCCTTGTTGCCAGTGCCGGCAACGCGCTCGCTCAAAAAATCGAAACCATCGCCCTGTATGATTTCAGCGATGCCACCAATCTGTTCAAGGACTCCTCCGGTGGAACGGATTTGAGTCTGACCAAACCCGCCTCAGGCGTGAGCCAGTCAACGGACCACAGCAGCGCGGCCCCTACCGAATACAGTGCCAGTTTCAGTGGCACTCAAACCGCAGCCTACAAGGCGATTGATTTTTCCAGCTACACGGCACTCACCTTCGATTGGTATATGAAAGCAACAACGCCGACTGCCGATAGCGTGCTGTTTCAATCGAATGCAAACACCGGCACCACAGGTTTTTTCAGGGTGGCACTTCTGGCCAGCGCCCAGGAGGACACCGCAACCCTCAAAGTCTCGCACAAACTGACAGGGAACAACTGGTCCACTACAGAATGGACACTGACGTCCCTGTCATCATGGAATAACTACACATTGACCATCGATAACTCGATTGTGGGGTCCTCGGGTCATGTCCGCCTCCTCGTCAATGGTGTCGAACAAACAACGACAGCGAGCACCTGGCAGGGCGATGTCGCCGGGGTATTTTGCAGCAGCACCAATTTTTACATGGGCACAGCGAACAGCAGCGCATCCCCGTTTACCGGTTATCTCCAGTACGTCGAAATCTACTCCGGCACACCCGTTCCCGAACCCGCCACCGCCGCCTTGCTGATCGGACTGGCCGGGGTTGCCATCGCGTTCGCTGTCCGGTGCCGTCGTTGA
- a CDS encoding N-terminal cleavage protein, translating to MNHPGNKTFTLTEPRWIFTCRRQSETTSPARASREARRIASAFTLIELLTVIVIIGILAAILIPTVARVRQSARDTKCSATIRQYAIATQLYAEEHKGVFPNTAGSYAHSDLINYFNVSIKDSAQRIHFLDCPGTFDKNGKETHWIYGFNAFISQKPVTSITQPSRQILATCSTAQWLDGDAISGSKDSLKKTPKPHSGKISVVRLAGNVTREKVSTLLYADIRRDTPKYMPADETTYVLGGDPQYDK from the coding sequence ATGAATCATCCCGGCAACAAAACGTTTACCCTGACCGAGCCGCGATGGATTTTTACTTGCCGGAGACAGAGCGAAACGACGTCTCCGGCAAGGGCTTCACGTGAAGCCCGCCGCATCGCTTCCGCCTTTACCCTGATCGAACTGCTCACGGTCATCGTCATCATCGGAATTTTAGCTGCAATTCTGATACCGACGGTTGCGCGAGTCAGACAATCGGCCCGCGACACCAAATGCTCCGCCACGATTCGCCAATATGCCATCGCGACCCAACTCTATGCCGAGGAGCACAAAGGCGTATTCCCAAACACGGCCGGTTCCTATGCCCACAGCGATCTCATCAACTACTTCAACGTTTCCATCAAAGACAGCGCGCAAAGAATCCATTTCCTCGATTGTCCGGGAACATTCGATAAAAACGGGAAAGAGACGCATTGGATATACGGTTTCAATGCATTCATTTCCCAAAAGCCCGTCACCTCCATCACGCAACCCTCCCGCCAGATTCTGGCGACCTGCTCGACAGCGCAATGGCTCGACGGTGATGCCATCTCCGGATCGAAAGACTCCCTTAAAAAAACCCCGAAACCCCATTCCGGGAAAATCAGCGTTGTCCGTTTGGCCGGCAACGTTACCCGCGAAAAAGTAAGCACTCTCCTCTACGCCGATATCCGGCGCGACACACCCAAATATATGCCAGCCGACGAAACGACTTACGTCCTTGGTGGCGACCCCCAATACGACAAATGA
- a CDS encoding tat (twin-arginine translocation) pathway signal sequence — protein MIHKPDLATLPSEDGWDVIVVGGGPAGCTAAAAAAREGARTLLVEQTQALGGCSTTGLVPIWAPLTDKKEIIYRGLAEKIINGSRIGMDHVQPLYFGWTPINFEHVKRVYDDLVSGYGADIRFQTFLAAVDTPDNTTVTSILVAGKSGLRRLKARVYIDCTGDGDLAAWAGAPVLKGDARGELQPGSLCFILSNVNETAYKRFLTERGDPALVLLIKEIIASGKYPEIEDTHCLQIKIGPGTFGFNAGHVGVDNTDPVSLSRAAIKGRRIAEAFRRALAEFQPEIYGDAFLVSTGTQVGVRETRRIVGDYLLTVDDWLERRTFPDEIARNCYFIDIHASLDEIRARPKDAKTKQRFPHYGPGESHGIPYRCLTPKGLRNVLVAGRCVSADRPVQGSIRVMPVCLVMGEAAGLAAALAANNHDSDVHAVDTNRLRERLKAEGAYLPDQESPTNKVELPGHNPSGKGTPAFHSPGLHVHGSG, from the coding sequence ATGATTCACAAACCTGATCTTGCCACGCTCCCCTCTGAAGACGGCTGGGATGTCATCGTAGTCGGCGGAGGCCCCGCCGGCTGCACAGCCGCTGCTGCCGCCGCCCGCGAAGGAGCCCGCACCCTCCTTGTCGAACAAACTCAGGCGCTAGGCGGTTGTAGCACCACAGGACTTGTGCCCATCTGGGCTCCGCTGACCGACAAAAAAGAGATCATCTACCGCGGTCTTGCCGAAAAGATCATCAACGGCTCCCGCATTGGAATGGATCACGTACAACCCCTGTATTTCGGCTGGACGCCCATCAATTTCGAGCACGTGAAGCGCGTTTACGATGATCTCGTCTCCGGATATGGTGCCGATATCCGTTTCCAAACCTTTCTCGCTGCGGTTGACACCCCCGACAACACCACTGTCACCAGCATTCTGGTGGCCGGCAAAAGCGGTCTGCGCCGGCTGAAAGCCCGTGTCTATATCGACTGCACTGGCGACGGCGATCTTGCCGCCTGGGCCGGGGCACCCGTCCTCAAGGGCGATGCCCGCGGAGAACTTCAGCCAGGCTCCCTTTGCTTCATTCTCAGCAACGTTAACGAAACAGCCTACAAACGTTTCCTCACTGAACGTGGCGATCCCGCGCTTGTTCTCCTCATCAAAGAGATCATCGCCTCCGGCAAGTATCCAGAAATTGAGGATACCCACTGCCTCCAGATCAAAATCGGCCCCGGCACCTTCGGCTTTAATGCGGGACACGTTGGTGTGGACAACACCGATCCCGTTTCTCTCTCGCGCGCCGCCATCAAGGGGCGTCGCATCGCCGAAGCCTTTCGCCGCGCCCTCGCCGAATTTCAGCCCGAAATCTATGGTGATGCTTTTCTGGTAAGCACCGGTACACAAGTTGGCGTTCGTGAAACCCGTCGTATTGTAGGCGACTACCTGCTTACTGTGGACGACTGGCTGGAACGCCGCACCTTCCCCGACGAAATTGCCCGCAACTGCTACTTCATCGACATTCACGCCTCGCTTGACGAAATCCGAGCTCGGCCCAAGGACGCGAAAACCAAGCAACGATTTCCCCACTACGGTCCCGGCGAGTCGCACGGTATCCCCTATCGTTGCCTGACGCCCAAAGGATTGCGCAACGTTCTCGTGGCAGGCCGCTGCGTTTCGGCGGACCGTCCCGTGCAAGGCAGCATCCGTGTGATGCCCGTGTGTCTGGTGATGGGAGAGGCTGCGGGCCTCGCTGCCGCTTTGGCCGCGAATAACCACGATTCAGACGTACATGCGGTGGACACGAATCGTCTTCGTGAACGCCTGAAAGCGGAAGGCGCTTACCTGCCCGACCAGGAATCTCCCACGAACAAGGTCGAACTCCCGGGGCATAACCCTTCAGGAAAGGGGACTCCTGCCTTTCATTCACCCGGATTACATGTTCACGGCTCAGGATAA
- a CDS encoding DNA-binding protein: MPARSTLVAVDTNLLMDLAVPRDKAHDAVAIFRKRVPGVEFVVVPTVVDELDFISLHGDTEKDRTLANTVMQSLVRVWKFRPLDFIPVGHGIIKNTADKLRGQGLIPEHEINDSCILAEAALANCALLLTSDKHIRGADPTLLSLALRECDVSTILVRTPADIVRQFGGRR, from the coding sequence ATGCCCGCACGGTCCACGCTCGTCGCCGTTGACACCAACCTTCTCATGGACCTCGCCGTGCCCAGGGACAAGGCGCACGATGCAGTGGCCATTTTCCGCAAGAGGGTTCCGGGAGTTGAGTTTGTCGTAGTGCCGACCGTCGTTGACGAACTCGATTTCATCTCTCTGCACGGAGACACCGAAAAGGACAGGACACTGGCAAACACCGTCATGCAGAGCCTGGTCCGGGTCTGGAAATTCCGTCCGCTCGATTTTATCCCGGTGGGACACGGAATCATCAAAAACACCGCAGACAAACTCCGCGGCCAAGGACTGATCCCCGAACACGAAATCAACGATTCCTGCATTTTGGCGGAAGCAGCTCTCGCCAACTGCGCGTTGTTGCTGACCTCCGACAAGCACATTCGCGGGGCGGATCCAACCCTGCTCAGCCTTGCGCTGCGGGAGTGCGATGTGAGCACCATACTTGTGCGGACTCCGGCGGACATCGTCCGGCAATTTGGCGGACGCCGCTGA
- a CDS encoding LacI family transcriptional regulator translates to MPRKPRRTTVYSLGDELGVSVATISKALRGSAEISAELRKKVRDLAARRNFKPRVVSRKVPNICVLIQQYPGHTLDFGLFLSTVMEGVAQYVQEEGLEMSIYADTIDRLNACDIVRELRRRSIDGAVILRSNDESHYFSRLEAEGFPHCALLSTTPAHRDNVITVNNDEVGYRATRHLIDRGHREIGVLVSPPAGVSGQARFAGYRRALEEAGIAFDEKRVAREGTDKTGLQFGSDAIQNLVRENPRMTAVFVMDHPVVVGLLHGVSRIGIHVPRDLSVISCDDYPETAFLQPPVTVIDIPNRTLGYEAARQVYRLIRGLEPLPLDTRIDLDGRLVERESTRAL, encoded by the coding sequence ATGCCACGCAAACCCAGGCGCACCACCGTTTACAGTCTCGGCGACGAACTCGGCGTCTCCGTCGCCACCATCAGCAAGGCGCTGCGCGGATCGGCGGAGATCAGCGCGGAACTCCGCAAAAAAGTCCGCGACCTCGCCGCCAGGCGGAATTTCAAACCCCGCGTCGTCAGCCGCAAGGTGCCCAACATCTGCGTCCTCATCCAGCAATACCCCGGCCATACGCTCGACTTCGGCCTCTTTCTCTCGACCGTCATGGAAGGCGTCGCCCAATACGTGCAGGAGGAGGGCCTCGAAATGAGCATCTACGCCGACACCATCGACCGGCTCAACGCCTGCGACATCGTCCGCGAGCTGCGCCGCCGCTCCATCGACGGCGCCGTCATCCTTCGCTCCAACGACGAGAGCCACTACTTCTCCCGGCTCGAGGCCGAAGGCTTTCCCCACTGCGCCCTCCTCAGCACCACGCCCGCGCATCGCGACAACGTCATCACCGTCAATAACGACGAAGTCGGCTACCGCGCCACCCGCCACCTGATCGACAGGGGCCACCGCGAGATCGGCGTGCTCGTCAGCCCGCCCGCCGGCGTATCCGGCCAGGCGCGATTCGCGGGCTACCGGCGCGCGCTGGAAGAGGCGGGCATCGCCTTCGATGAAAAACGCGTCGCCCGCGAAGGCACCGACAAGACCGGCCTGCAATTCGGCAGCGATGCCATCCAAAATCTTGTCCGGGAGAATCCGCGCATGACCGCCGTCTTCGTCATGGACCACCCGGTAGTTGTGGGACTGTTACACGGTGTTTCCCGGATCGGCATCCATGTCCCGCGCGACCTGTCCGTGATTTCGTGCGACGATTATCCGGAAACCGCCTTCCTCCAGCCGCCCGTCACCGTAATCGACATCCCCAACCGCACTCTCGGTTACGAGGCCGCCCGCCAGGTTTACCGTCTCATCCGCGGGCTCGAGCCCCTCCCTCTCGACACCCGTATCGATCTTGACGGCCGTCTCGTCGAACGCGAAAGCACACGCGCCCTCTGA
- a CDS encoding hydrolase GDSL: MHLLRRRSLPALFLAMLPFVPHTGAAAATDSPATSSQPAVVLVFGDSITQGQSLATSNPGAMWLNRINAAPAAAGKLRLVNEGKGGRPTDSLGEFDTVLARHRHIDALVIALGANDARDTSGNCVPNAVANLTRMVERARAVYGDALPVLIVAPTNINKSALGPSKPIANEREANINALETAYRKLAGKLDASFASLNNLIAPESLTADGVHPDAAGHAAIAQKLLPAALALVSRSLPDQGPTL; the protein is encoded by the coding sequence ATGCATCTCCTTCGCCGCCGTTCCCTTCCGGCTCTCTTTCTCGCCATGCTTCCCTTCGTTCCGCACACCGGCGCTGCCGCGGCCACCGACAGCCCCGCAACATCATCGCAACCTGCCGTCGTCCTTGTCTTCGGCGACTCGATCACCCAAGGGCAGTCGCTCGCCACCAGCAATCCCGGCGCGATGTGGCTCAACCGCATCAACGCCGCGCCCGCAGCCGCCGGCAAACTCCGCCTCGTCAACGAAGGCAAGGGCGGCCGTCCCACCGACAGCCTCGGCGAATTCGACACCGTCCTCGCCCGCCATCGCCACATCGACGCGCTCGTCATCGCCCTCGGCGCCAACGATGCCCGCGACACGTCCGGCAACTGCGTGCCCAATGCCGTCGCCAACCTCACCCGGATGGTCGAACGTGCCCGCGCCGTTTACGGCGACGCGCTGCCCGTGCTCATCGTCGCCCCGACCAATATCAACAAGTCCGCGCTCGGCCCCTCGAAACCCATCGCCAACGAACGCGAAGCCAACATCAACGCTCTCGAAACCGCGTACCGGAAACTCGCCGGAAAACTCGACGCATCCTTCGCCTCGCTCAACAACCTCATCGCCCCCGAATCGCTTACCGCCGATGGCGTCCACCCCGATGCCGCCGGCCACGCCGCCATTGCGCAAAAACTTCTCCCGGCCGCCCTCGCACTCGTGTCCCGCTCCCTCCCCGACCAGGGCCCGACGCTCTGA